The following coding sequences lie in one Synechococcus sp. PCC 7336 genomic window:
- the pdxA gene encoding 4-hydroxythreonine-4-phosphate dehydrogenase PdxA encodes MKSLRRSRLALTLGDPAGIGPEIILKALAEPSVRAVADIVVVGDRDILQAAYQRLQTAVENPLAHPDDLAILDCQTGVSISLGIGDRASGAASFTYLSTAIDRTLAGEFDGIVTAPIAKFAWAAAGHRYPGQTEVLAGAAQTDRFGMLFVARSPLTQWRAIVLLATTHIPLCQVPQALTPALVGWKLDLLAETLQQDFGISDPTIAVAGLNPHSGEGGQLGREEVDWLTEAIAAHPQARGPIPPDTIWVEPGRAWYETGRASADAYLALYHDQGLIPVKLMAFDRAVNVTIGLPFVRTSPDHGTAFDIAARGCADDRSLRAAILLAAELSQRRSVLRA; translated from the coding sequence ATGAAATCGTTACGGCGATCGCGCTTGGCTCTGACCCTAGGAGACCCTGCCGGAATTGGTCCAGAAATTATCTTAAAAGCTTTGGCAGAGCCCTCTGTGCGGGCCGTGGCCGACATTGTGGTGGTGGGCGATCGCGACATCCTACAAGCAGCTTACCAACGGCTCCAGACTGCAGTCGAAAATCCGCTGGCCCATCCCGACGACCTCGCGATTCTGGATTGCCAGACCGGCGTATCCATCAGCCTCGGGATTGGCGATCGCGCTAGCGGTGCCGCTAGTTTTACCTATCTCTCAACCGCGATCGATCGCACATTGGCTGGAGAGTTTGATGGCATTGTCACCGCTCCCATCGCCAAGTTTGCCTGGGCGGCAGCGGGCCATCGCTATCCCGGACAAACGGAAGTCTTAGCTGGTGCCGCCCAAACCGATCGATTTGGCATGCTGTTTGTGGCCCGCTCGCCCCTGACCCAATGGCGGGCGATCGTATTGCTAGCCACCACCCATATCCCCCTCTGCCAAGTGCCCCAAGCCCTAACCCCCGCATTGGTGGGCTGGAAACTGGATCTGCTGGCAGAAACATTGCAGCAGGATTTTGGCATTTCAGATCCCACAATCGCCGTTGCCGGTCTCAACCCCCACAGCGGCGAAGGGGGCCAGTTGGGGCGCGAAGAAGTGGATTGGCTGACAGAAGCGATCGCGGCTCATCCCCAGGCGCGCGGCCCGATACCGCCCGATACGATCTGGGTAGAGCCCGGACGGGCTTGGTACGAGACAGGACGGGCTAGCGCCGATGCCTACTTAGCGCTGTATCACGATCAAGGACTCATTCCCGTTAAGCTGATGGCCTTCGATCGAGCCGTGAACGTCACCATTGGCTTGCCCTTCGTCCGTACCTCCCCCGATCACGGCACCGCCTTCGATATCGCGGCACGGGGCTGTGCTGACGATCGCAGTTTGCGGGCAGCCATTCTGTTGGCAGCAGAGTTATCCCAAAGGCGATCGGTGCTGCGGGCCTAG
- a CDS encoding squalene/phytoene synthase family protein: MDARKSALDILEKTSRTFFIPISRLPDGLLEAVSSAYLCMRAIDEIEDRPDLGNDVKARLLRQVSLNLQAAAEGTTASDFELGLASYGEVLPEVSLRLGEWALLAPADVAPRIWDATAAMADRMAHWADVNWTIHTKADLDSYTFSVAGAVGLLLSDLWQWHDGTKTDRSLALGFGRGLQSVNILRNYKEDSGRGVDFFPDNWSVKHMQDYARHNLSLADRYTEALPIGPTLNFCRIPLALAHATLDALERGEEKLTRSAVMALVKEVTLGAFRRRTVG, encoded by the coding sequence ATGGATGCGCGTAAGAGTGCGTTAGACATTCTTGAAAAGACTAGCAGAACGTTTTTTATCCCCATTAGTCGATTGCCCGACGGCCTCTTAGAAGCGGTTTCGTCTGCCTATTTATGCATGCGAGCGATCGATGAAATTGAAGATCGTCCCGATCTGGGAAATGACGTTAAAGCCAGACTTTTACGCCAAGTCAGCCTCAATTTGCAAGCAGCGGCAGAGGGGACTACTGCGAGCGATTTCGAGCTGGGGTTGGCCAGTTATGGAGAAGTATTGCCGGAGGTCAGCTTGCGATTGGGAGAATGGGCTTTGTTGGCACCGGCAGACGTGGCCCCCCGCATTTGGGATGCGACGGCTGCGATGGCCGATCGCATGGCCCACTGGGCAGATGTGAATTGGACGATCCATACCAAGGCCGATCTCGATAGCTATACCTTTAGCGTGGCGGGGGCGGTGGGATTGCTGCTGTCGGATCTGTGGCAGTGGCACGACGGCACCAAAACCGATCGCAGCTTGGCCTTAGGCTTCGGTCGCGGACTGCAATCGGTGAATATTCTGCGCAACTATAAAGAAGATAGCGGTCGAGGCGTTGACTTCTTCCCCGACAACTGGTCGGTGAAACACATGCAGGACTACGCCCGCCATAACCTCTCCCTTGCCGATCGCTACACCGAAGCCCTGCCCATCGGTCCGACCCTGAATTTCTGCCGCATCCCCCTCGCCCTGGCTCACGCCACCCTAGATGCGCTAGAGCGGGGGGAAGAAAAGCTCACCCGCAGTGCTGTGATGGCGTTGGTGAAAGAAGTGACGTTGGGGGCATTTCGTCGCCGAACGGTCGGTTGA
- the hpnH gene encoding adenosyl-hopene transferase HpnH, which produces MAVNIQQAVSVGKYLVSQRLKGRKKYPLVLMLEPLFRCNLACPGCGKIQHPNEILRQNLSPEECFAAVEECGAPVVSIPGGEPLLHPQIEEIVAGLVERKKFVYLCTNAILLEKSLHKFEPSDYLTFSIHLDGLGEHHDKAVDRDGVFEVAVKAIKAAKAKGFRVTTNTTIFDGADPKDVQAFFDYVTELGVDGMMISPGYSYEWAPDQEHFLQREQTKALFREILSPFKAGEKQWSFNHNPLFLDFLTGEKDYECTPWGSPSYSVLGWQKPCYLLNEGHYETFQELMEDTEWENYGRASGNPKCADCMVHCGYEPTAAEDAMAPKNMVRSLGSVLGLAK; this is translated from the coding sequence ATGGCCGTTAACATTCAACAGGCAGTCTCTGTCGGTAAGTACCTGGTTAGCCAACGTCTGAAAGGGCGCAAAAAATATCCGCTGGTGCTCATGTTAGAGCCCCTATTTCGCTGCAACTTGGCCTGTCCTGGCTGCGGCAAGATCCAGCACCCCAACGAGATTCTGCGCCAGAATCTCAGTCCCGAAGAATGCTTCGCTGCAGTAGAAGAATGCGGTGCTCCCGTCGTTTCCATTCCCGGCGGCGAACCCCTCCTCCACCCTCAAATTGAGGAAATTGTGGCGGGCTTAGTGGAACGCAAAAAATTTGTCTACCTGTGTACCAATGCGATCCTGTTAGAGAAGAGCCTGCACAAGTTCGAGCCCTCCGACTACCTCACCTTCAGCATTCACCTAGATGGCTTGGGCGAGCATCACGATAAAGCTGTCGATCGCGATGGCGTCTTCGAAGTTGCTGTCAAGGCCATCAAAGCCGCTAAAGCTAAAGGCTTCCGTGTCACCACCAACACCACGATCTTCGATGGTGCCGACCCCAAAGACGTGCAAGCGTTCTTCGACTACGTCACCGAATTGGGGGTCGACGGCATGATGATCTCCCCCGGCTACAGTTACGAATGGGCTCCCGACCAGGAGCACTTCCTGCAGCGGGAACAGACCAAAGCCCTCTTCCGCGAGATCTTGTCCCCCTTCAAAGCGGGGGAGAAACAGTGGAGTTTCAACCACAATCCCCTCTTCCTCGACTTCCTGACGGGCGAGAAAGATTACGAATGCACCCCTTGGGGCAGTCCCAGCTACAGCGTGTTGGGCTGGCAAAAGCCCTGCTATCTGCTCAATGAAGGCCATTACGAGACCTTCCAAGAGCTGATGGAGGACACCGAGTGGGAAAACTACGGTCGCGCCAGCGGCAATCCCAAGTGTGCCGATTGCATGGTTCACTGCGGCTACGAGCCCACTGCGGCTGAAGATGCAATGGCACCTAAAAATATGGTGCGCTCTTTAGGCAGCGTCTTGGGCTTAGCCAAGTAG
- the hpnA gene encoding hopanoid-associated sugar epimerase — MRAFVTGGTGFVGANVVRLLLEKGVEVRALARERSRLDNLGDLDVEIVRSDLNDEHLSQHMRGCQVLFHVAARYSLLQRDREALYRDNVLGTRNVLAAARTAGVERVVYTSSVAAIGVKPHGAVADETHQSPVETLIGHYKQSKYWAEQEALAAARTGQDVVIVNPSTPIGPWDIKPTPTGDIILRFLRCQMPAYVNTGLNCIDVRDVAMGHWLALAKGQSGDRYILGHQNLSLKELLDRLSKLTGLPAPQYQVPIWLPLGVAWFEETVLAPLGKVPSIPIDGVRMSAEPMYYSSAKAVRELKLPQSPLDRALTEAITWFSERGYARVRRS, encoded by the coding sequence ATGCGAGCATTTGTGACGGGCGGCACCGGCTTTGTGGGCGCGAATGTCGTTCGTTTGTTGCTGGAGAAAGGGGTAGAGGTTCGAGCTCTGGCCCGCGAGCGGAGCCGATTGGATAACCTCGGCGATCTCGATGTCGAGATCGTCCGTAGCGATCTCAACGACGAGCATTTGAGTCAGCATATGCGCGGCTGTCAGGTGCTATTTCACGTAGCAGCCCGCTATTCGCTACTGCAGCGCGATCGCGAAGCCCTCTACCGCGATAACGTGCTCGGCACGCGCAACGTCCTCGCAGCAGCTCGCACGGCGGGAGTGGAGCGAGTGGTTTACACTAGCTCGGTGGCGGCGATCGGCGTTAAACCCCACGGCGCCGTGGCGGACGAAACCCATCAGTCGCCTGTGGAAACCCTCATCGGGCATTACAAACAATCCAAGTATTGGGCTGAGCAGGAAGCACTGGCAGCCGCGCGGACGGGCCAGGATGTTGTTATCGTCAACCCCTCCACCCCCATCGGTCCTTGGGATATCAAGCCCACCCCCACCGGAGACATTATTCTGCGCTTCCTGCGCTGCCAGATGCCCGCTTATGTCAATACCGGCCTCAACTGCATCGACGTGCGGGATGTGGCAATGGGGCATTGGCTGGCATTAGCGAAGGGACAGAGTGGCGATCGCTATATTTTGGGCCATCAAAACCTCAGCCTCAAAGAACTGCTCGATCGCCTCTCCAAATTAACTGGCTTGCCAGCCCCCCAATACCAAGTACCTATCTGGCTGCCTTTAGGGGTAGCCTGGTTTGAAGAGACTGTTTTGGCCCCTCTGGGCAAGGTCCCATCCATTCCCATCGACGGCGTCCGCATGTCTGCCGAGCCAATGTATTACAGTTCTGCCAAAGCGGTGCGAGAATTAAAATTACCCCAATCGCCGCTCGATCGCGCCTTAACTGAGGCAATTACTTGGTTTTCCGAACGCGGATATGCAAGAGTGAGGCGATCGTAA
- a CDS encoding efflux RND transporter permease subunit → MGRSNLAKLQRQFNISRWAIAHPWLTVGTWIAIALAGLLSFSSLRYALFPDITFPVTVITASAPYDTALQIEALLTDPIEQQLISLDRLENLHSFVYPRQTVISAEFVLGTDLDEAKQTVETLLEDTYLPDEADVQVIPFNLNESSAISYALHSKTNSLVELSATVRQEIVPALESIPGVLRVELLGGQLPDGTPNVLPTQAATTPTLVRFNGDDALAIQVIKQGRANTLDIVERVQKQIAILQQRLPDVSINLAASQADFIREATQSTIDSLGLAVILAVAAIIVFLRNWRATAIAALTIPLSLMGAFVAMAAFGFNLETITLLALALAIGIVVDDAIVEVENISRYLEKGYSPAKAAIAATAEIGLTVSATTLTIVAVFLPIALMGGILGQFFKPFGLVVSTAVLTSLLAARTLVPVLAVWWLGPSRKEPRQTPALLSRRFGLWEQILRQYRCLLQWSLNHRGGVLSLAVASLAVGLALLPFVPQGFIPALDRGEFNVAYSINGLRLSNELAADGTEGIGSDRLPEFEDLPEDIAQYLTENGLVEQYLASLEASKSGDPVLLPVPPELLLRESQKVASELEATVVPFPDVDSVLTLVGYRGEINGGKLRVKLGGDRRLHTAAIQDRLRQTLPQLPNVEVGVEDIQFVETGDEKPLQLALFGDDLEKLYATAAAIRQKMAQQPEFADIAITGMGSNRSTISEIEHRDAKRAAFVRANLRPGRALGNATETALAIAKPLLPEGVTLDLTGDSAAIATVLGSFSRTLALSIACMFLVLLILFRRWTDPMVVLLSLPLAVVGAAIGLLVARSDFGIISVIGAIFLLGLLDKNAILIVDYTNQLRQRGLSRTEALLTAGPVRLRPILMTTASTVLGMLPIALGLGAGAELRSPMAVAIIGGLLTSTALSLIVVPVLYAVLDDWTRVGRKQDARG, encoded by the coding sequence ATGGGAAGATCTAATTTGGCCAAACTGCAACGGCAATTCAATATTTCGCGGTGGGCGATCGCTCATCCCTGGCTCACAGTCGGCACCTGGATTGCTATAGCCCTAGCTGGACTACTGTCCTTCAGCTCTCTACGATACGCCCTGTTCCCCGACATCACTTTTCCCGTCACGGTCATTACCGCCTCAGCCCCCTACGATACGGCGTTACAAATAGAGGCGCTGCTGACCGACCCGATCGAACAGCAACTGATCTCCCTCGATCGGCTCGAAAATCTGCATTCGTTTGTCTATCCCCGTCAAACGGTCATTAGCGCTGAGTTTGTGCTGGGAACCGATTTGGATGAGGCGAAGCAGACGGTGGAAACGCTGTTGGAGGATACCTACCTGCCGGATGAAGCGGACGTACAGGTGATTCCTTTTAACCTGAACGAGTCTTCTGCGATCAGCTATGCTCTCCACAGCAAAACCAATTCTTTAGTAGAACTGTCTGCAACAGTCCGGCAGGAGATCGTTCCTGCTCTAGAATCGATCCCTGGCGTATTGCGGGTTGAGTTATTAGGGGGACAGCTACCAGATGGGACGCCCAACGTTCTCCCCACACAGGCTGCGACAACTCCCACCCTGGTTCGGTTTAACGGTGACGATGCCTTAGCGATTCAGGTCATTAAGCAAGGTCGGGCCAACACCCTCGACATCGTGGAGCGGGTGCAGAAGCAGATTGCAATCCTGCAGCAGCGGTTACCCGATGTCAGCATCAATTTGGCCGCCAGTCAGGCTGATTTCATTCGAGAAGCGACCCAGTCCACCATCGACTCCCTCGGGTTGGCGGTCATTTTAGCGGTTGCTGCCATCATTGTGTTTTTGCGCAACTGGCGCGCCACGGCGATCGCCGCTCTCACCATTCCCCTGTCTCTGATGGGGGCGTTTGTGGCGATGGCAGCATTTGGATTCAACCTAGAGACCATCACCCTACTGGCCTTAGCGCTAGCCATCGGTATTGTGGTAGACGATGCCATTGTGGAAGTGGAGAATATCAGCCGCTATTTGGAGAAAGGCTACTCTCCAGCCAAAGCGGCGATCGCGGCCACCGCCGAGATTGGTTTGACCGTTTCTGCCACCACGCTCACGATTGTGGCGGTGTTCCTGCCCATTGCCTTAATGGGGGGGATTTTGGGCCAATTTTTCAAGCCCTTCGGCCTGGTGGTTTCCACTGCGGTTCTGACCTCCCTTTTGGCCGCTCGGACCTTGGTACCCGTGCTGGCGGTGTGGTGGTTGGGCCCTAGCCGTAAAGAACCCCGTCAAACCCCAGCTCTCCTCTCCCGGCGCTTTGGACTCTGGGAGCAAATACTGCGGCAGTATCGCTGCTTGTTGCAATGGTCCCTCAACCATCGCGGTGGGGTGCTGAGTTTAGCCGTCGCCAGTTTGGCGGTGGGGTTAGCGTTGCTTCCCTTTGTCCCGCAAGGATTCATTCCTGCTCTCGATCGGGGCGAGTTCAATGTGGCCTACAGCATCAATGGCCTGCGCCTATCGAACGAGCTGGCTGCAGATGGGACCGAGGGGATTGGCAGCGATCGCCTGCCCGAATTTGAAGATTTGCCCGAAGACATTGCCCAATACCTAACTGAGAATGGCCTCGTCGAGCAGTACCTCGCCAGTTTGGAGGCATCGAAATCGGGAGACCCCGTGCTGCTCCCCGTACCGCCAGAACTGTTGCTGCGCGAATCGCAGAAAGTGGCCAGCGAGCTAGAAGCGACGGTGGTACCGTTCCCCGATGTGGATTCGGTGCTGACGCTGGTGGGCTATCGGGGCGAGATTAACGGCGGCAAACTGCGGGTCAAATTGGGCGGCGATCGCCGCTTGCACACTGCGGCCATTCAGGATCGACTGCGACAAACGCTGCCCCAGTTGCCCAATGTGGAGGTGGGGGTAGAAGATATTCAATTTGTGGAGACGGGGGATGAAAAGCCCCTGCAGTTAGCGTTATTCGGTGACGATTTAGAAAAACTCTATGCTACTGCCGCTGCAATTCGCCAGAAAATGGCCCAACAGCCGGAGTTTGCCGATATTGCCATCACGGGTATGGGCAGCAATCGTTCGACGATTTCAGAAATCGAACACCGCGATGCCAAGCGAGCCGCGTTCGTGCGGGCGAACCTGCGGCCCGGTCGGGCCTTAGGCAATGCAACGGAGACAGCCTTAGCCATTGCCAAACCCCTTTTGCCGGAGGGAGTAACGCTTGATTTGACGGGAGACTCGGCTGCGATCGCCACGGTACTGGGCAGTTTTAGCCGCACCCTCGCCCTTTCCATCGCCTGCATGTTTCTGGTTCTGCTGATTCTATTCCGACGCTGGACCGATCCAATGGTGGTGCTGCTGTCGCTGCCGCTGGCGGTGGTGGGGGCCGCGATCGGCCTGCTCGTGGCCCGCAGCGATTTCGGCATCATTTCAGTCATTGGGGCGATTTTCTTGCTGGGGCTGCTGGATAAAAATGCAATTTTGATTGTGGACTATACCAATCAGTTGCGACAGCGGGGACTCTCCCGCACGGAAGCCCTCCTAACTGCCGGTCCCGTGCGGTTGCGGCCCATTTTGATGACCACGGCTTCTACAGTCTTGGGAATGCTGCCGATCGCTTTGGGGTTGGGGGCAGGGGCAGAATTGCGATCGCCGATGGCGGTGGCCATTATTGGCGGTTTGTTGACCTCAACGGCTTTGAGTTTGATTGTGGTGCCGGTCCTGTATGCTGTGCTCGATGATTGGACTCGGGTCGGGCGCAAGCAAGACGCTCGGGGATAA
- a CDS encoding DNA-binding protein gives MMSLQLSIPEREATTQKETEKKAEEKEEKIVKLTRDFKETVNARVQRDPKFAAALLDEAVSLFLNGEPETSRLILRDLVNATVGFEELAIETSKPSKSLHRMLSAKGNPTMDNLTTILNILRKKLRVDIKVQTVSRA, from the coding sequence ATGATGAGTCTGCAACTCTCTATCCCTGAAAGGGAAGCAACAACACAAAAAGAAACTGAAAAAAAAGCAGAGGAAAAAGAGGAAAAGATCGTGAAATTAACAAGAGATTTCAAAGAAACAGTTAATGCACGAGTCCAACGAGATCCTAAATTTGCAGCAGCTCTACTTGATGAAGCTGTTTCCCTTTTTCTCAACGGTGAACCAGAAACTTCAAGACTCATATTAAGAGATCTTGTCAATGCAACTGTAGGTTTTGAAGAATTGGCAATTGAAACATCTAAGCCAAGTAAAAGTCTTCACCGAATGTTATCTGCAAAAGGTAATCCTACGATGGATAATCTAACTACTATTCTCAATATCCTTCGTAAAAAATTGCGTGTAGATATCAAAGTTCAGACTGTTTCTCGCGCCTGA
- a CDS encoding BrnT family toxin: protein MQFEWDDNKAASNLSKHGVSLDEAKTVFNDTLYADFYDPDHSDDEERYLIVGESDRGRLLIVSYTERKNSIRIISSREGTRLEREAYEED from the coding sequence ATGCAATTTGAGTGGGATGACAACAAAGCAGCCAGCAATCTTTCAAAACATGGAGTATCATTGGACGAAGCAAAAACAGTCTTCAACGATACACTTTATGCCGATTTCTACGATCCAGACCACTCAGATGATGAAGAACGCTACCTAATCGTTGGTGAATCCGATCGAGGACGGTTGTTAATTGTCTCGTATACAGAGAGAAAAAATTCAATTCGCATCATTAGTTCTAGAGAAGGTACTAGATTGGAGCGTGAAGCATATGAAGAAGACTGA
- a CDS encoding nuclear transport factor 2 family protein has protein sequence MPTDAQQHTLAVGQRAFEHFTRALATGEWQPFEDMLADDFSFWFPIGKFHGLNVGKARAAEFFEYVTEVFSPGLSLTLDRVTSNETTVVFEFRDEGQMWGEPYKNRIAVSFDIRDDKIVAYREYLGSDGKSN, from the coding sequence ATGCCGACAGATGCACAACAACACACTTTGGCAGTCGGACAGCGGGCCTTCGAGCACTTTACCCGAGCTCTAGCCACAGGGGAATGGCAGCCGTTTGAAGACATGCTCGCCGACGATTTCAGCTTCTGGTTCCCCATTGGCAAATTCCACGGTTTAAACGTGGGTAAAGCACGAGCGGCAGAGTTTTTCGAATACGTCACAGAAGTCTTCAGCCCCGGTCTGTCTTTGACACTGGATCGCGTTACTAGCAATGAAACAACGGTGGTCTTCGAGTTTCGGGATGAGGGACAGATGTGGGGCGAGCCCTACAAAAATCGTATCGCGGTTTCTTTCGATATCCGAGATGACAAAATTGTGGCGTATCGAGAATACCTGGGCAGCGATGGCAAGTCGAATTAG
- a CDS encoding VOC family protein, with amino-acid sequence MTQTQTPSISGIYEVCIGVREPVPQIQYWEQFGYRIGQVGSLANGAAKELYGSNSALRSIRLFHQDADCGLIRLMVWDKPMNDGLGMDSMKVKGNRWATSLTDDVLNLLNHAEEAEAAGYPIKYTQSFWEVIYQREGKAIPFVSPAVGVREMMLLQPLTRQVLFERFNYTMPFYGKINPNSLLKASQITHMGAIVRDDSKETLLFYDRVLGLLRVRDDAVTTYDSSAAARQFFDLQPGEQIVVTAFDEPRSSTSDIWAARPGRLYIVRFPDSTPLADRHGSSRPGCLGLSLYTYRVPNLETYFERVKASAARDVTEIALNEFDERSFSFVAPDGYFWTLIEG; translated from the coding sequence ATGACCCAAACGCAAACTCCTTCCATTTCAGGCATCTACGAAGTCTGTATTGGCGTGCGGGAGCCCGTCCCGCAGATTCAGTATTGGGAGCAGTTTGGCTATCGCATCGGCCAGGTGGGCAGTCTTGCTAACGGTGCAGCCAAAGAACTGTATGGTTCGAACTCAGCCTTGCGGTCGATTCGACTCTTCCATCAAGATGCCGATTGCGGACTCATCCGTCTGATGGTTTGGGATAAGCCGATGAATGACGGGCTGGGGATGGACTCAATGAAAGTGAAGGGAAACCGCTGGGCAACCAGCTTAACGGATGATGTTCTGAACCTATTGAATCACGCTGAAGAGGCCGAAGCTGCGGGCTATCCCATCAAGTACACTCAGTCTTTCTGGGAAGTGATTTACCAACGGGAGGGAAAAGCGATTCCATTTGTGAGCCCCGCAGTTGGCGTGCGGGAGATGATGCTCCTGCAACCCCTGACGCGCCAAGTCTTATTCGAGCGCTTCAACTACACGATGCCTTTCTACGGCAAAATCAATCCGAATTCCCTGCTGAAGGCGAGTCAGATTACCCATATGGGGGCGATCGTTCGAGATGACAGTAAGGAAACGTTGCTCTTTTACGATCGCGTCTTAGGGCTACTTCGAGTTCGTGACGATGCCGTAACGACCTACGACAGTTCCGCAGCCGCCCGACAATTTTTCGATCTTCAACCCGGCGAACAGATCGTTGTGACCGCCTTTGACGAACCCCGCTCCTCCACGTCTGACATTTGGGCCGCACGCCCCGGCAGGCTTTACATTGTCCGGTTTCCCGATTCCACCCCATTGGCCGATCGCCACGGCAGCTCTCGACCGGGATGTTTGGGGCTATCGCTGTATACCTATCGCGTTCCCAATCTAGAGACCTATTTCGAGCGGGTCAAGGCCAGTGCTGCGCGGGATGTGACCGAGATTGCGCTCAACGAGTTTGACGAGCGGAGTTTCTCCTTCGTTGCCCCCGACGGCTATTTCTGGACATTGATAGAAGGGTAG
- a CDS encoding DUF1838 domain-containing protein, producing MVAVIREFEAKDWVKVRNSLDGQQAVLIWTGAIYALIPEEKKKKLFNIVGMSASRCIARENNSWDFTSRELTYYLDPDTDEILHQWQNPWTDETLTVMHVANNPVQGCFKGKIPAKVDGEITTFAFDLFSQYPNPLGEDERFADYSPNPTYQAVELFKLTVPTQELLDPDRVSVSSVILSWDRIGPWVPWMKMGNRVGQLIYSASGSKVHNFSDWPQLLQDEVNHRIPLFKEAPKSFLEDREDITSWKYFKKHFEAYLAGDRFPIPEFD from the coding sequence ATGGTTGCTGTAATTCGAGAATTTGAGGCAAAAGATTGGGTTAAAGTGCGCAATTCCCTCGACGGCCAGCAAGCTGTACTGATTTGGACGGGGGCAATCTATGCGTTGATTCCAGAGGAAAAGAAAAAGAAACTGTTTAATATTGTGGGCATGAGTGCCAGTCGATGTATTGCCCGCGAGAATAATAGTTGGGACTTCACTTCAAGAGAACTCACTTACTATTTAGATCCCGATACAGACGAGATCCTGCATCAATGGCAGAATCCCTGGACAGACGAGACTTTGACGGTTATGCATGTCGCCAACAATCCCGTACAGGGCTGTTTTAAAGGCAAAATTCCGGCCAAGGTCGATGGAGAGATAACCACTTTTGCGTTTGACTTGTTTTCCCAATATCCCAATCCCTTAGGTGAGGATGAAAGATTTGCAGATTATAGTCCCAATCCCACTTACCAAGCTGTCGAACTGTTCAAATTGACTGTACCAACCCAAGAATTACTAGATCCAGATCGAGTCTCGGTGTCTAGTGTCATCCTGAGTTGGGATCGAATTGGCCCTTGGGTTCCTTGGATGAAGATGGGCAATAGGGTCGGACAACTGATCTATAGTGCCAGTGGGTCTAAAGTCCATAACTTTTCTGACTGGCCACAGCTACTCCAAGACGAAGTCAACCATCGCATCCCCTTGTTTAAAGAAGCTCCGAAATCATTTTTAGAGGATCGGGAAGACATCACCTCTTGGAAGTATTTTAAAAAGCACTTTGAAGCCTACTTGGCTGGCGATCGCTTTCCAATTCCAGAATTCGATTGA